The Desulfurellaceae bacterium genome includes a region encoding these proteins:
- a CDS encoding SIS domain-containing protein, which produces MPTHKKKPLNLSPELTRARTILNAEAEAIRAIPLSADFVHAVDILQRCKGKVITTGMGKVGIVALKVATTLSSTGTPACFLHPGEAAHGDLGLVTKDDVMITFSNSGKTREVIEMLDRAKALNSMPLIAITSHPRSPIARQSDVVLRIGAIKEPCSLGLTPSSSTTAMMALGDALALVLMDRKRFTKADYAKFHHGGYLGRKARKEARQENGAG; this is translated from the coding sequence ATGCCGACTCACAAGAAAAAGCCGCTCAATCTGTCTCCCGAACTCACCCGGGCCCGGACGATTCTCAACGCCGAGGCCGAGGCCATTCGAGCCATTCCGCTCAGCGCCGATTTTGTCCACGCGGTTGACATCTTGCAGCGCTGCAAGGGCAAGGTCATCACCACCGGCATGGGCAAGGTCGGCATCGTAGCCCTGAAGGTCGCCACCACCCTGTCATCGACCGGCACGCCGGCCTGTTTTCTACATCCCGGAGAAGCCGCCCACGGCGACCTCGGCCTAGTCACCAAGGACGATGTCATGATCACCTTCTCCAACAGCGGCAAAACGCGCGAGGTGATCGAGATGCTCGACCGGGCCAAGGCGCTCAACAGCATGCCGCTGATCGCCATCACCAGCCACCCGCGTTCTCCCATCGCCCGCCAGAGCGACGTGGTGCTGCGTATCGGCGCGATCAAAGAGCCCTGTTCGCTCGGCCTGACCCCGTCATCAAGTACAACGGCGATGATGGCGCTGGGCGACGCCCTGGCCCTGGTGCTGATGGACAGAAAGCGCTTCACCAAGGCCGACTACGCCAAATTCCACCACGGCGGCTATCTGGGCCGAAAGGCCCGCAAAGAGGCCCGGCAGGAAAATGGAGCGGGGTAA